Within the Hevea brasiliensis isolate MT/VB/25A 57/8 chromosome 2, ASM3005281v1, whole genome shotgun sequence genome, the region caatcattaaattaaatatttgtattGAAATACATGTTgaattaattaaagtgtatatataaaatataaatttaaatataaaaatttaatctaaCTGTTTTTAAGCTCATTATAATATGAGTTTAAACTCTTCGTAGTATCTTACTCACTATAAAAGAAGGGCTTCAGTCAGGGTAAATGGATTCCAAGTGGCAAATGGTTATATTGAAAAATGATTGGAAGATGCTGCACGCATCAGTCCATGCGTATTATTGGGGCACAGTATTAACAGAGAGACCAGAAAGGCGATGCCCGCAATTTAATTATTAGCTAATAAATAGATCAGTGAGTAACGATAGGAGGTTTGGCGTCAATTCAAGTCATAGATCACTGCCTGAGTAAATTTGCTCTTCTTGGATCATAATTCACAAATGGATGATGTGACACGTGGTCGAAGGTGGTTGTACTTGTGTGGATATCGTATACCGAATGAGGCGTTGTCCATCTATCCATGTTATGTGGTGCGTTGGACAGACTTTTGTACCCATAGTACTAATCTGTAAATTCTTCTCTTACCCCTTGGCTACTTCTGCTCTTTGGTTTCTTTCTCAATCTATTTTCttacaaattgaagaaaaatGGCTACCATATCTGCTATGACTCCAACCTCATCAATCACTCGTGCAATTCTTGTGCAAAAGAGATCAGCAGGGATCTCACACTCGCCTGTTCTTGGTAAGATTGATTTTCTTCTTTCTCATGAAATATTGCGCGTGACTTCTTTATGGATCAGAAGTTTACATACGCATAGTTATTGGTCAACTGCTTCCAGGCTTGCCAGCCATGGCACTGAAGGGAAAAGTGAGATGTGAGAAGCCATTTGTGAAGGAAAACGGGTGTAACAAGGGCATGACTGCATCACTTTTCGCAGCCGTGGGTGCTGCAACCATGTCAAGCCCAACCCTGGCTCTGGTGGACGAGAGAATGAGCACTGAAGGAACAGGACTTCCCTTTGGTTTGAGCAACAACCTTCTTGGTTGGATCCTGTTGGGTGTGTTCGGTCTGATTTGGGCCTTCTACATTGTTTACACTTCCACCCTGGATGAGGATGACGACTCAGGATTGTCCCTTTAAAGCCAAAGTCAATCCTAATGCTGTTTGTCACAATTCCCATGTTGAAAGGAATGTAAAAAAATGCAGAGAGTTCGGCCATTTTTTCTATCTTTTGCAAAATAAGTACCTTCGTTTGTGCAACTCGTGCGCCTGCCTGCCTGCCTGCCTTGTTAACTTTCTTTTATTCCTCTTGTTTAACTCTCATACCGTCTCTACATTGATCTTGcaattactcaattccataatgtcaatgaaattaaaaaaaaaaaaaaaaaagagacttgGTTTTCAACCAATCAAATTCGAGTAACAAATCTGTCAAATATTAATCAAATTGAAGTGGTAATTGAATCTCTATACATGGGAACCACAAAAGGTAGCAACCCAAAACAAAAATTAAGATGACTTCCATTTCTCGTTTTCTAGTTATGATTGGTGTCGCTAACAGGGCAAGCAAAGTTCTTAGTTCTttcaaattaaatatattatataatttcattataattcattaattatatttacacacacacacacacacacacgtaaTTAAACATCTAATATGTATCTTACAtatgtttaaaatttatttaattgcatatatttttatatattattcatgcccggtcgttcaactatggaagcgatctttctcattataagcttgatggagaaatacagAGACATGAAGAAAtatctacacatagtttttattaatttggagaaggtttatgatagtgttccaagagatgtcttatggaatgtgttagaacaaaagacgGTATTTATTAGATACATACAagcgttgaaagatatgtataaaggagcaactactattgtgcacatagtggaaggggacacaagagattttccgatttcaattggattataccaaggatcagccataaacccttatatttttacattagttttagatgaattgatgaaacatatacaagagagtattccttggtgcatgatgtttgcggatgatattgttctgatagatgagacacgagaaggagtcaatagaaagttagaactttggagaaatactctagagtcaaagagttttaagttaagtagaacgaagacagaatatatgcattgcaagttcagtaaaggccaaactggtgataggaaaagagttagtttgaatgaagtggtactgtctcaaagtaatcactttaaatatctaggttcAGTCTtttaagtagatgggggatgtgaggaggatgttagtcatagaattaaagctggatggttgaagtggagatgtgccacatgagttttatgtgatcgtaagatcccaataagttgaaaggaaaattgtaccgtacagtcatacgatcggctatgttatatgtagtgagtgttgggcactgagagagtcgtatgcgtctaacaTAAGAGTCacagagatgagaatattaaggtggatgagtggccatactagactagataaaatccgtaatgagagtattagagaaaaggtatgaatggtgccaattgaagataagttgagagaagggagattgaggtggttttgtcatgtgaagcatagatatacggaggcttcagttagataagtagagcacattaggttagaggatagaaagaaaaaaaggggtagacctaaattgacttggaggagagtaatacaacattacctaaaagtattacacatttctgaggatttaatccaaaatcgtttagagtaaaGAAAGCGAATCTACATAGGCGAccctaaatttttgagataaaggcttaattgatttgagttgagttaagttgtaTTATTTTTATTCTCTTTATGTTTTCTTAATAatctataattataaattaattaaattaaaatattttttcattataCCTTGTATTATTTCGGTTTTTCTTTATGTCTAATTTTATTCTCTATTTTTATTgcatgatttaaatttttttataaaaatgtatCAAGAAAAATAAATTTCTCAAAATATTTTAGGAACTATTGGCATTATTTCCATAGTATGCAATTTTATCTATTTTCCAAAACTACATCTACATATAGTTTGGCCAAAGAAGGCGGCCTACGCTCTCATTCCCTCTCTTCCTTCCATTTTCTTCGGCTTTCTTGAAGCTACCTCTCCCACTCCCTTCTGCGCGCAGCAGCCAGCCGAGCCATTTATTTTCATGACTTTGGGTTTTGCAGACGATTCAAAAATTCACCGAGCAATTAAGAATTTCCAAACCTCTCTTTTCTCTGCTGCGAAACTATTACAgtagttcttcttcttcttcttgtaattttttaaaattttatctggTGTAAAAAGGATCATATAGCCGACCCAAATATGAACTTCAGTACTTTGTTTCTTCGTACTTGAAAAGTTTCAGTATTGTTGTGCTTATAGAACTATTATCAGAATTAAACTTTCAACCAAAATGAAATGTGAATGTTATCACTCATGTTTAAATAGTTTTGTGTTCTTTTACAGATTATGCCTGATTTTGTCTATCATGTTTTTGTCATTAAGGTTATTGCAAATTTGGGACTGTGCATTGAAGTACATTACAAGAACTGAGGGTGGCTTTATATTTCCTGGAGATGGTGCATCGACATACATGGTAATTTGGAACTATTTTTCCAAGTGTAGTGTGccttattttgtttttttttcaactttttgCCTTATAATTCTAGTAACTTGTAAGCACTCAGTCAACTGTTTAGTGCATTATTCATTCTTTTCTCAGGTAATAGGATAGAGTTACAAGCGTAAATAATGGATTTTCAACCTCTGTAATTCGTAGAAGGTTTGAGATCACTGCATAAACTTAGTGAGTTGTCTAAATTAAGGTGAAAAGGAATCTAGAATCTCAATTGGGTTACTAAAGCTTAAAATTTCCTCATAATGTCACAAGGGATATGAACTTTTAGCAAGCAGATTTAGGTGATAATAGCATCAGATGCTACAATGTTCTTTTGAATTATTATGTATGACAAAAGCTTAATTTAATGGCGGTAGAGCCTGAATGATTGTCAGTGTTTATCATAAAATAATCAATAGTCATTGTTATTCCGGCAGGTTTAATTTAGGACTGtatttaattagttatttattttgCAGGGGACACTTGATGATGATGGTTTAGGCCCTGTTACATGGTGGTGATGCagagaaaattttgaaaatctaACAGTGTATGTCAATTTGTAAAgtaattaaattgaataaattaaattataaaattcaattgaaattgattttaacaaaaaataaaataaaataatttaatagcacagcaaatttggtaaattcaaCATTTTCCTTAaatcaaaatttacaaaaactgAAATCACAATCTGGTGAAACAACAAAACGTTGCGTTTTTAGTGTTTTTGATTTGACAATTCGGTTCAAATTGTTGTTATTTTAAAAGAATTTCGGTCTCCTTGTAGGGTTTTAAGATCATATGATTTGTGGATGACTGAGGAGGCCCCACGTGATGAACGGTCTACAATACGAAACCATCTTCTTTTTTTAAGGCTGGCATAAGGTATATTTATGGCAGCTAAAAGAAGTGCAAAAGAACTACGCAGACCTTCCTTCCCCGCCCAAAAATGGCTGCAGCTACTTCTCTTACTACTCCTAAGCTTTCCTCTCCTACTCTCCAATCCCTCTACCGGAACTTCCCAATCGCAATCCCTTTCTATTCCTCCTTTCTCTTTCTTCCCAAAACCCTATCCTCTATCCCTCCTCGCCgcctttctctctctccctcccatCTTCATCGCCGCCTTTTCACTGTTCGCTCTGACTCCGATAATGGCGCCGAACCCGCTCGCCGCTACGATTTCGACCTCTTCACCATCGGCGCTGGAAGCGGAGGTGTCCGTGCCTCCCGCTTTGCTGCCAATTTCGGTGCTTCCGTTGCTATTTGTGAGCTACCGTTCTCCACCATCTCTTCCGAGACCACTGGAGGCGTTGGTGGCACGTAAGTAACCGAGGAAAATTAAGTATTTGTAGATAGAAGCCTTTCTTTTATTGCTTCATTTGGTTTCGTTTTggtttgaaatttttaattttgttcaataattttcttatttatttatggatttAAGAAGAATATTTTGTTTGCgtagaaaagttttttttttttttttttttttgtggagaAATATGCTACTGCTTTTTCATCTCCAGTCCTTGAATTTGGTGTTTTTGTTCATATATATTTTGGTGATTAAGAACGATTGAATTTAACTCTGAAGTAATCTAGAAACAACGAGGAAATCAGAATCCAGATATGCATTTAGCCAATAGACGAGTCTAAATTCAGCTGAACCTCATTTTAAATATTGACCATTTTTTGATGTAGGTGTGTCCTTCGTGGGTGTGTACCAAAGAAACTGCTTGTTTACTCTTCAAAATATTCTCATGAATTTGAAGAGAGCAATGGTTTTGGATGGAAATATGAGATTGAACCGAAGCATGACTGGAGCACTTTGATGGCTAATAAAAATGCTGAGTTGCAACGCCTTACTGGTATCTACAAGAATATTCTAAAGAATGCTAATGTCACATTAATTGAGGGGCGTGGAAAGGTGAGATGATTCATTGAGTCTCTATTATGCGTAAATATAAGTTGTTGAAACATGCGTTCTTACTTCCATGGTTTTATAATTCCATCATTCATGCTCATGGAATATGTGCAGATTGTGGACCCACATACAGTTGATGTTGATGGAAAAATCTATTCAGCAAGACACATCCTGATTTCAGTTGGGGGGCGGCCCTTCATTCCTGAAATTCCTGGAAGTGAATATGCGATAGATTCAGATGCAGCACTTGATTTGCCCTCAAAGCCTGAGAAAATTGCAATAGTCGGTGGAGGCTACATTGCCTTAGAGTTTGCTGGTATATTCAATGGTTTGAAAAGTGAGGTCCATGTATTTATACGGCAAAAAAAAGTATTAAGGGGCTTTGATGAAGAGGTGATGAACTGTGAATAGTTACAATCACTTAGTTGGTACATACTCCTAATTTTCCTCACAATTAACTTTGTATGTTTCTTTTCCTGCAGATCAGAGATTTTGTTGCAGAGCAAATGTCTCTAAGAGGAATTGAGTTCCACACAGAGGAGCCACCCCAGGCTATTATTAAAGCAGCAGATGGTTCCCTGTCACTGAAGACCAACAAAGGAACAGTCGAAGGCTTCTCACATATTATGTTTGCAACAGGGCGTAGGCCTAACACGACGGTTCAaactttttttttccccttaatTCTTTGGCTTCCTCTGGCCACACTTAGATATCTTGGGATATTAATTAATGATTGTGACATAAAGGCAGTGGGTTTGAATCTTTGTATACCTGTTCGCACTGaaaattaaagagaatgaaattggACCATTGTTACCATTGTTTTCATCTTTGGCATCATGTTTCTTGCTTTCTTGTAATTCTTTGCTAGTTTTGCATTGCAGAACTTGGGATTGGAGACAGTGGGGGTAAAAATGGACAAGAATGGAGCAATAGAGGTAGTATCCTATATGGTTTGGTTTCCTTTTGCTTGAtttccctttttcttcttttccccTGTCTCTAAGTGCATTCTTAAATAGTTTATCACTTCATTGTCCAGGTTGACGAATACTCGCGCACATCAGTTCCTTCCATTTGGGCAGTTGGAGATGTTACAGATAGGGTGAATTTGACTCCAGTTGCTTTGATGGAAGGAGGGGCATTGGCAAAATCTCTGTTTCTGAATGAGCCAACAAAACCTGATTATAGGTATTCAACTAATTTTGCAATAAATAGGTTGTTAACTCTTAATATAATTCAGTTTGAGAAATGCTTATGAGGAATTTTCGATCACAGTAACTAAGACAGACATATATATATTATCACTTCTAGATGTTAGGGATATTGCTTCCATTTGTGGCAAGCATGGGGCTTTTAACTCTTCTGGGTTGGTCTTTTATTAAGTGAATTGACATTATTGTTTATGCctcccaccaaaaaaaaaaaaaaaacctttaaatATATAGTTTAATGTCCAGAAAACAAAATGAACCTAGCTGACTTGGGATATATATttctgtaattttatttatttattcatttcttAATGATGTGTTTTTCAAAAGAGAGAGAAGCTTGATCCTACAACAAGTGATTATTGGGAACTCAACAAAGTTCTAATTGCTGCCCTTTCTATCCacacttattttatttttattttttatttttttgcccTTTTGTGTGTGTTAAGATCACTTTTATTACCTACCACTCCCAAGTATTTGTCATAACATGATGACTATTTGTGCTTCTGGAATTCATGCTTAGGCTTTGATTCTTGTATGTGACAGCATGAAAGTTTTCTTCACGTAACAGTAATTAGTGAAAACTGAAAGATTACTGTTAGAGGGTTTAAGTACAAGGTTAACTAGGGATAATTATTATCTTTATGACTTTTAACATTTCATTAATGTTATTTGGATACAATAAGAGAATAGATTAACTTTAGGGGTTAAATGTTAACCCTGAGGAGACTAGGTTAACAAAGCTTAATAAATGGTATAACACCAtacttcatttaaattttttttattaacctcTTAACAAATACAATTAATTGTTAcaccattaattattttttacccATTAAAAATTACTCATTTAAAATTATGGGAGTAACACTTAACCTTTAATTTTTCAACCTTGTACCAAGCACTTCCTTAGTTTTGGTCTTGCCAATATCAAATCTGTTCAGAAGAGTTATACATATTGAAATGATGAAACCTTTAAAAATTGTAACTTGGAAAATTTTGCTAGAATTTTTCTTCCTGTCTGACTTAAATGTTTTGACAGGTTTTAGGATAAAATAACAAAGATTTACAGAGATAACTAATACATATCTGACTTCTTattcttcttcctcctttttttcGAGTAGAGCAATTCCATCTGCTGTGTTTTCCCAGCCaccaattggacaagttggtctcACTGAAGAGCAGGTGATTCCTTCTTCCCAGCAGCTGAGATTGGCTTCTTGTGCTTAACTTTATGAGGATTATTGCAGGCTATAAAAGCATATGGTGACATCGATATTTTCACAGCAGACTTCAGGCCTTTGAAGGCCACTCTTTCAGGGCTTCCAGATCGGGTTTTCATGAAATTAATAGTCTGTGCAAAGACGGACAAAGTTCTGGGGTTGCACATGTGTGGAGAAGATGCACCAGAAATTGTGCAGGTTTGTGCATTGGCCACAATTGGTGCTTCcagttaaatatttataaattttggagTTCTAGAGTTGATTATGACATTGTAATCTTTGAATTTGCAGGGGTTTGCTGTTGCTGTCAAAGCTGGCTTGAAAAAGGCAGACTTTGATGCTACAGTGGGTATTCACCCAACAGCAGCGGAGGAGCTTGTCACAATGAGGACTCCTACACGGAAGGTCCGAGCTGATCTTCGATCTGAGGTTTGTCAAGAACTTAGACTTTTGCATTGATTTGTGATCAAATCTGTTTTCCAATCCAAATTTTGTGACTTAATAAATGAAAAACATTATTATTGGCCATTTATAAACTGCTTCAGTCATTTTTttagttatatgagaaacttggaactaaagaaggggagaaagatatttatagattagcaaggaggagagaaaggaaatgtcaagatctcaatcaagttaggtgcattaaggataaagaaggaaaagtgttggtgaaagatgaggacattaaagaaagatggagaaattattttaatgatctctttaataatagtcaaaatggaaatagcgtgaatatagattatagaataatagaaaagaatgtgaattatactagaaggattagatctttagaagtaaaggaatcacttaagagaatgaaagtgggtaaagcctgtggacccgatgaaataccaattgaagtgtggaagtatttgggagatatgggagtggcatggttaactaaattatttaataagattctaaactcaaagaaaatgcctgatgaatggaggaagagtattttagtacctatttttaaaaataagggagacatacagagttgctcaaactataggggaattaaactcatgagccatactctgaagttgtgagagagagttgtggagcatcgactacgtcatgatacttctatctctctcaatcaatttggtttcatgcccggtcgttcaactatggaagcgatctttctcattagaagcttaatggagaaatatagagatgcgaAGAAAGatatacacatggtttttattgatttggagaaagcttatgatagtattccaagagaggtcttatggaatgtgttagaacaaaagagggtatctattaggtacatacaagtattgaaagatatgtatgaaggagcaactactattgtgcgcacagtgggagggacacaagagattttccgatctcaattggattacaccaaggatcagccataagcccttacctttttacattagttttatatgaactgacgaaacatacacaagagagtatttcttggtgcatgatgtttgcggatgatattgttctgatagatgagacacgagaaggagtcgatAGAAagttagaactttggagaagtactctagaatcaaagagttttaagttaagtagaacgaagatagaatacatgcattgcaagttcagtgaaggccaaactggtgatagggaaggagttagtttgaacgGAGTGatattgccccaaagtaatcactttaaatatttaggctcagtccttcaagtagatgggggatgtgaggaggatgttagtcataggattaaaactGGATGGTTGAAGTATAAtcgtgccacgagagttttatgtgatcgtaagattcccaataaattgaaaggaaaattttactgtacagccatacgactggctatgttatatggtagtgaatgTTGAAcattgaaagagtcgtatgcatctaagataagagttgcagagatgagaatgttaaggtggatgagtggccatactagactagataaagtccgcagttagacaagtagcgcacattaggttagagtatagaaagaaaaaaaggggtggacctaaattgacttggaggagagtagtacaacatgacttagaagcattgcatatttctgaggatttaacccaaaatcgttcagagtggagaaaacgaatccatatagccgaccccaaattttttggataaagtctgagttgagttgagttaagttgagttgCATGGTAAAGTATGTTGTTCTTGAAAAACTAGACCGTTACAAATTGTGCTTATATCTTTGATTGCTCTAGCATCATGCATGGGCAAGCTTCGATTCATTCCTGATTTATTCTGAACTGTTGATGATCTGTGATTTGTGTGATTTACAATTTCGTATCTTTATTCATTCATCCGTTCTTCATTGGAtctctgctttaatttgttccagGGAACAACAGATCATGAAGTTAAAGCTACAGCAGGTGTTTAGTTTGGATCGTGCTGTATCATCCAGCAGCTCCTTTATGGTGCGAACTGTTTCTTGACTTATGTACAAAATTATGGTTTCTAGACAATAATAAGTTAAcaactttgtttcttcctcgagACAGTATGGGAAGAAAACTATTTGGCAGCAAAATTATACATCAATAAACAACCCTTATCTGCTGCATTCAATTATTTTCACAAGAATTTTATCTAACAAGTCTAATATAGGATAGCAAGGTAGACATGGGGATGAGACTTATGAATACACTTCAGCAAACAGAGTATATATCTTCTAGTGTTcaaatattattacatgcttaaaatgatccttgaactttttttttttcctctaattCATTGTAATCCACTAATTCTGCCTTACTAAATCTCAACCAACTGGGCAGGTAGCACTCTTAAGAAATTGCTGGTGAAAAATCTGCCTGTGAAACGGTTGAGCGAGTCCTTGGATGCTGACAATAATTCTACTGTTGACTGATGAGGATTCATGAATAACGGAGTTGTTTCTGTTGGAAAGCATTGAGGGGAAATGACCACTTGAGCAAAAGAGAAAGGGTGCCTTTGGAacgaacatatatatatatatatgttgcagGGTTTGCTTGTAATTTTTGGCTTCCGAACATAAGAATCAGCAGGAATTGTGAATCCAGAATCAGATCCATTGCAGAAATAGTTTTGGGTCATCGTTTCCTTTTTGCTTTGTAATTGTATACCCTGAGAACACACAGATGTATAATTTCATTTGGTATTGCATTTTGCCTTTTCTTTTGTAACCGAAGGACACAACTTGCAAGTCGTCTGCGTTTTGTTAATCACAGCCTTCAATCTTTAACTTCATCGTCACCAGATCAGCGGATAACTTTAAGATGGTATTCCACATATAACTTTCCAGACTTATTTTAGAGCGGGTTCTAAAAGCTAATAACAATTCTTCGGACCTGGAAAGTTAGACCAGATTAATTTTCGAGGGAAGTTGGAGCTTTTATAGCAAATTAGATGCCTACAACGCCTCAAAAATCCAGAAGGCAAATAGATGCACCGCAAAGGCAGCAACAGCAGAACTTAAAACAAAGACAAGCTATCAAGGACAACAATGGTCCATAGCACTAGATTTTCATCAAATAGCAACATTTCATCCAAAAGCCTGATAAGCAACATTGTAGTTAcatcattaataataaaaaaatataaatattgcgGAAAACCCTTAAGCAACTAAAGCTAATGCCAGAAAAACCTAATAATGTTGCAATCACCAACTATGGAAACAAAACTTAGTTGAAGGATGTATAACTGAAAGATTGAAAACTCAGATCACGACAAACagctttatgcaaaaataaaagacattttccatTTGCCAACCCTCATGGAACCTCAATAACTCAACACCTCAACGAAAAATGAATAATTTATCTGAATCACCTTTAGCGTTATAAACATGAAGCTTCATATAAGGTGACACGGGATACGACGATTAGAGGATCAGCAGACAAATAACACATATTTGCTCTACGCATGATTGTAATGATGCAACTTGTATAACAATACTTTCCCAGCAGCATTTCCTACAGCCATGAAACCTCCACCAGGACTGAAATCCAAACAGCGGGGATAATGTAGACTCTTATTGGCTGGAGGCCAGTTAGAGAACGCGGTAAATGATGGGACATGTATCAACTTTAAACTGCTCTTCTTCATGTGTGAACAAATGGCTAATATCTGAGCATCattattaaatttcaaaaaatCCACTTTAGTGGTCAAATTCTCAATTGCCTTTATTGGTTTTCTCTTCCCACCTAAAAACTCCTCTCTGTTGTAAACATTCACTATCCCACTGTCCGAGCCAGCAGCAAAAAAGTTTCCATTTGGGGAAGTGCAAAGAGCCGTGCCATTTATACAACCTTCATCAACAGCCTTATGGATGCACATCTTTGTTCTCAAATCCCAGTGGTACACCTGCCCATCACCTCCATGGCTCAATAATTGCTGCCCATTATCAGCAAAAGCTAAAGAACGAGCAGTTCCATTCATCTTTAGTGTTCCAATGAGTTCCTTCGTTTTGGATGATATCAATAGGATATAACCTTCATTCCCCACAAAAGCAATTGTACTCGAATCAGGGGATACCTCAAAAACCTCCAAGCTCTTCTCCTCCCTGCCAACCAGGGGGCCTATTTTATCAACTTTAGCTTTCACTAAATCAAAATTGTAAAAGAACTTTCTTCTTCCTGCTATAATAACCTGTGAACCATCAGGTAAGAAAGATGCCTTGCGGATAGGGCAATCATCAATGAAAATGCTTTGTATTTTTGTATTATGTTTCCCATCAATCTGAAAAAACCTCAGCCTTCGATCCAATCCAGCAGCAAGCAGCAACTGTGCATTCCGATGGAACTGAACAGAATTTATTGGACCATTGGATGGATCCTGAGCATTTGCATCCACAAGTCTTGAGTACTCAAGAAGCCCAGGCAACAGTTTAGTTCTGCTCTTCACTACAAGGTCCTCATTTGTTCGAAGAATATCATCAAAACCTTCAACATACTCATAACCACGTGCTGTAAAAATGCTGTTCTCTTCATCTGAAGATTCATCATTATAATTTCTTGACTGAAAATCAA harbors:
- the LOC110659651 gene encoding U3 small nucleolar RNA-associated protein 18 homolog, which gives rise to MSLISQNVGSKNRVKTREKETNEPTFMEGNKENEEGTESELVKLRAKKRKKEKQEQLEADEGREMKRLENFLFGSLYSPIEFGKNEEEKACDEAGDGSALFFVDRSANSLLSVYEDDMEFTERSDVEEETKQQKAVWVDDEEEKTTVNIATTNRLRKLRKEEDESLISGREYVARLRAQHAKLNRGTEWARLDFQSRNYNDESSDEENSIFTARGYEYVEGFDDILRTNEDLVVKSRTKLLPGLLEYSRLVDANAQDPSNGPINSVQFHRNAQLLLAAGLDRRLRFFQIDGKHNTKIQSIFIDDCPIRKASFLPDGSQVIIAGRRKFFYNFDLVKAKVDKIGPLVGREEKSLEVFEVSPDSSTIAFVGNEGYILLISSKTKELIGTLKMNGTARSLAFADNGQQLLSHGGDGQVYHWDLRTKMCIHKAVDEGCINGTALCTSPNGNFFAAGSDSGIVNVYNREEFLGGKRKPIKAIENLTTKVDFLKFNNDAQILAICSHMKKSSLKLIHVPSFTAFSNWPPANKSLHYPRCLDFSPGGGFMAVGNAAGKVLLYKLHHYNHA
- the LOC110659652 gene encoding glutathione reductase, chloroplastic gives rise to the protein MAAATSLTTPKLSSPTLQSLYRNFPIAIPFYSSFLFLPKTLSSIPPRRLSLSPSHLHRRLFTVRSDSDNGAEPARRYDFDLFTIGAGSGGVRASRFAANFGASVAICELPFSTISSETTGGVGGTCVLRGCVPKKLLVYSSKYSHEFEESNGFGWKYEIEPKHDWSTLMANKNAELQRLTGIYKNILKNANVTLIEGRGKIVDPHTVDVDGKIYSARHILISVGGRPFIPEIPGSEYAIDSDAALDLPSKPEKIAIVGGGYIALEFAGIFNGLKSEVHVFIRQKKVLRGFDEEIRDFVAEQMSLRGIEFHTEEPPQAIIKAADGSLSLKTNKGTVEGFSHIMFATGRRPNTTNLGLETVGVKMDKNGAIEVDEYSRTSVPSIWAVGDVTDRVNLTPVALMEGGALAKSLFLNEPTKPDYRAIPSAVFSQPPIGQVGLTEEQAIKAYGDIDIFTADFRPLKATLSGLPDRVFMKLIVCAKTDKVLGLHMCGEDAPEIVQGFAVAVKAGLKKADFDATVGIHPTAAEELVTMRTPTRKVRADLRSEGTTDHEVKATAGV
- the LOC110659650 gene encoding photosystem II reaction center W protein, chloroplastic isoform X1, whose translation is MATISAMTPTSSITRAILVQKRSAGISHSPVLVIGQLLPGLPAMALKGKVRCEKPFVKENGCNKGMTASLFAAVGAATMSSPTLALVDERMSTEGTGLPFGLSNNLLGWILLGVFGLIWAFYIVYTSTLDEDDDSGLSL
- the LOC110659650 gene encoding photosystem II reaction center W protein, chloroplastic isoform X2, with amino-acid sequence MATISAMTPTSSITRAILVQKRSAGISHSPVLGLPAMALKGKVRCEKPFVKENGCNKGMTASLFAAVGAATMSSPTLALVDERMSTEGTGLPFGLSNNLLGWILLGVFGLIWAFYIVYTSTLDEDDDSGLSL